Proteins from a genomic interval of Zingiber officinale cultivar Zhangliang chromosome 1B, Zo_v1.1, whole genome shotgun sequence:
- the LOC122049250 gene encoding F-box/kelch-repeat protein SKIP20-like: protein MECYRELIPGLPDDIASDCIARVTVRFHSGLRLVCRRWRDLVTASDFYRLRERIGAAEDLIFLVQACRGGDCEDDGADEGEKGCGIGSQPPAYGLSAYNVTRESWHRVATSEAVPLFAQIASVGRKVVLLGGWDPASLDPTAEVRVLDPATGGWRRRTPMAEPRSFFACGAVGGRVFVAGGHDAQKNALRTAETYDPSADEWAALPDMEEERDECQGMEAGGRFWAVSGYGTEEQGRFAGAAEWYDAAAGKWRREEVMWEAGGAACVGVAGGSIWSVGFGREGGGAGGVREYEGVGRGWKEVAPLPAGVKRGPRPCAAVAVGGGDKERVFVMATEEETGGVHRGWVLEVGPRRWTRVETPVGFTGFVYSAAAVRL, encoded by the coding sequence ATGGAGTGTTACCGTGAGTTGATACCGGGTTTGCCTGATGACATAGCGTCGGACTGCATCGCGCGAGTCACGGTCCGATTCCACTCGGGCCTCCGACTCGTCTGCCGCCGCTGGCGCGATCTGGTCACCGCCTCCGACTTCTATCGCCTCAGGGAACGCATCGGAGCCGCGGAGGACCTGATCTTCCTCGTTCAGGCTTGCAGGGGCGGGGACTGCGAGGATGATGGAGCGGATGAGGGGGAGAAGGGGTGTGGCATCGGTTCCCAGCCGCCGGCGTACGGGCTGAGCGCCTATAATGTCACGAGGGAGTCGTGGCACCGCGTGGCGACGAGCGAGGCGGTGCCCCTTTTCGCGCAGATCGCGTCGGTGGGGCGGAAGGTGGTGCTGCTCGGAGGCTGGGACCCAGCGAGCCTGGATCCTACTGCGGAGGTCCGGGTTCTGGATCCGGCGACGGGCGGGTGGCGCAGAAGGACGCCGATGGCGGAACCGAGGAGCTTCTTCGCCTGCGGAGCGGTGGGCGGGCGGGTGTTCGTGGCGGGGGGTCACGACGCGCAGAAGAACGCGCTGCGGACGGCGGAGACGTACGATCCGTCGGCGGACGAGTGGGCGGCGTTGCCGGATATGGAAGAGGAGCGGGACGAGTGTCAAGGGATGGAGGCGGGGGGCCGGTTCTGGGCTGTGAGCGGATACGGAACGGAGGAACAAGGGCGGTTCGCTGGGGCGGCGGAGTGGTACGACGCGGCGGCGGGAAAATGGAGGAGGGAGGAGGTGATGTGGGAAGCGGGCGGTGCCGCTTGCGTCGGGGTGGCGGGGGGCAGTATATGGAGCGTGGGGTTCGGTCGGGAAGGGGGAGGAGCAGGAGGGGTGAGAGAGTACGAAGGGGTGGGAAGGGGGTGGAAGGAGGTGGCACCGCTACCGGCGGGGGTGAAGCGGGGACCGAGACCGTGCGCGGCGGTGGCAGTGGGCGGTGGAGATAAGGAAAGGGTGTTCGTGATGGCGACAGAGGAGGAGACCGGTGGTGTGCACCGGGGGTGGGTCCTGGAGGTGGGGCCGAGGCGGTGGACTCGCGTCGAAACGCCGGTGGGGTTCACGGGGTTCGTCTACTCGGCCGCTGCGGTCCGACTCTAA